The DNA segment TTTTCTATTGCCTCATTAGAAACAGTTTGCTTTTTTCCGAAAATAAAATTCCACTTCTTTACCGGAACGATTTGATCAATCTCTTGAATTCTATCTGTCACTTTTTCCTCAATTATTTCTCTTGAGCCAATTTGATAGTCAGAAATTTGAACTTCTTCTGTTCGCTTTTCGGCTACTTTTTCTATTTTCTGACCAGTTAGAATCTGAAAACCAAAAATCCTGGGAGGAAACCCGAAGCCGAACTCTTCGGCGGCAATGCCATTTCTCCGCGCCAGCAAAAAATGCCCCAACTCGTGGACGAATATGAGCAAGCCGAGTACAATAATAAAAACTAGCGCCGTAAGCATAAATTCATCTTTTATTGCTAAATCTTGAACTTAAAAATCCAAATGTCAAAACCCAAATTATTTCAAATCAAGTCAAAATGCTTAAATTTTTAAAATTTAGTCATTTGAAATTGATTTGGCCATTTGAACTTTGAACTTTGGATTTCATACCGTCATTATCTCTCTTTCTTTCTTATCCCTTAACTCTTCAATCTGTTTATTATATTCATCAACAACTTTCTGCAATTTGTCTTTGCTCCGAAATTTGTCATCTTCGGAAATCTTTCCTTTCTTTTCCATATCCTGAATTATTTTCCAGACATCTTCCCGCCCGGTACGCACCGCGATTCTTGCCTCTTCGGCTTTCTGATTGAGTACTTTGACCAATTCTTTCCGGCGCTCTTCGGTGAGAGCCGGAATGGAAACACGGACAACTTGACCATCATTAGCAGGATTTAGGCCTAAATCCGATCCTTTGATGGCTGATTCAATTCCAGTAAGAGCGTTTTTATCCCAGGGACTTATGACAATGAGGCGCGGTTCGGGAACACTGATGGTGGCTAGTTGATTAAGAGGGGTCTTGGTTCCGTAATAGTCCACTAGAACATTTTCTACCAGGGCGGGGTTGGCCCTTCCGGTTCGTAGTTTTCCCATTTCTTCTTTAAAGCGTTCAATGGCTTTGTCCAGTTCTTCTTTTTTGTTTTCAATTAAGGATTCGTACATTATTTTTGTAGAGAATTAGTTATCCTTTTTCAATCCCAGGTAAATAATCCCCGGGTTTAGTGGATCATATTGAATAACACTGGAAATTTTTGCTGTCTCAAGCTGTATCGTAAACCATTGTACTCCTCCGTCAATTGACTTATAGACCGCTTGGGCGGCGCTGTAGATCAGTTCCTGGGAATTTTGAGGATTGATCGTCATCGCCCTCACCGGAAAATTTTTAGAGCTCTCTAGCACGTTAAGCGGCGTCCAGGTCTCCCCAAAATCAGTACTTTTTGCAATTCCCTCATCCAAACCGGCATACAAAGTTCCTGATCTTTGCGGATCAGAGGCAAGTGAAAAAACACGGTTGCTCCCGATTTCCGCGCTGCTTTGAAGATTTTTCTCAAGATTTTCAAAACTCTCCCCGCCATTTTTGGTTCTCAAAATCCCTTGTTCCAAAACTGAAAAGTACACTATATTGCCATCCGCCGAATCGAAGACACTCTGGGTAACTGCTCCTTGGACTTTAAAGAGATTAAGCCAGGTCTCGCCGCCGTTTTCTGTCTTAAATATCGCTCCCTCGCTGGTGCTGGCGTAAAGCACCTGGAAGTTTGCCGGATTAATTGAGAGGGAGATAATAACAGTGCCGTCAGCCGGCTCTGTGTAGATTTCCTTCCAGTTCCCGCCGGCATCCTCGCTTTTGTAAATCTTTCCGCGCTTTTGCCATACCCCTAAAGCATAAAGAACTTGGGTATTGGATCGGTCGATTGCCAAACCATAAACCTTGCCCGGAGGAAAATTAATTTTTTCCCAATTTTCCCCTCCATTCTGGCTCAAATAAATTCCATTTTCTCTTGTCCCAATATAAACAATCTGGGAATTCGCGGGATCAATAGCGATTGATAATATTTCAACTGAAGAAATGTTTTTTTCTTCACTGATTTTTACTTTCGGCTCCCATATTTTTCCGCCGTCAGTCGACTTTAAAATGCTCGCGCTGGATGGCGAACTATTTCCCGTCAAACTGCAACCAGAAAGAAAAAAGAGGGAGATGACTAAAAAAGAGAGTGCGATAAATTTTTTCATGCTGTTATTATAGCACAGAAAAGGCGAAAAAAACAAAAAGGCGCTAAAAACTGACAACTGCCAAAAAAATTAGCACCTCCGCAAAAAACTTGCTCCAACTTACCAAAATTAACCCGCAGATGCCAAGCACCCGGATCCCGGTTACAAACCAGCTTTGAATTATGAAAGGCGGATTTACTCTTCTATTTTGAAGACCATTGCTCCTTCATGAGTGCCCTGGTCAACTTTCACCGCTACTTCGTCTCCGCTTTTCCCGGACTGAATCTTTTCGTGTTCCACCTCCATTGACTCGATTTTCTGGGCGACTTCGCTCTCTCCATGGACAAACTTGACCGTCTCACCGATTGCCAGATTGTCGGTAAGCCGCACCACTGCCACCATCGCCTTGTCAAAATAGTGGATAACTTTGCCAACCTGTTTGCCGGCAGGCATGGTTTCCTTTTCCATAGGATTTTAACATTTAATTCCCGATAGACCTTTGCATAATGATATCATAAGCGCCACAAAAAAAGCAATAGCGCCGGTCTTTTATTGACTAATGAGGATTCTTTGATATAATGATATTTGTTTAGCCGCGTTTGTAAAAAAGCCGAGCATCACTTGTCTCGAGAATTTTTACGAATTAAAGCGCCCGCACCCAGTTAATTAAGAGAACGCGCTGTTAGCTCAGCTGGCCCGCCCGCCATCGCAAGCCTGGCTTGCTCAGGCGTTGCAGGCGGGTAGAAAAGGGTAAATTTACCCTGAAAGCAATTGCTGAGAAATACAATTAAAGAAATGCGCTGTTAGCTCAGCTGGTAGAGCAGCTCCCTTTTAAGGAGACGGTCGGGGGTTCGAATCCCTCACAGCGCACCAAAATACTATGTTCAGCTACACGCTACAGCGAGTATTTTTTTGGACCTTGGTCCTCCTCTTTTTTGTCACCACGGGTGTTCTTATCTTTTATGCCCTTGGATACCGTTTTAGTTTTGAACGCGGGATTTTTATTCACGCGGGATCAATTTCTGTAAAACCAAATCCCCAGCAGGTAAACATTACCATAAACAGTAGTCCTGTTTCCCGAAAAAAACTAAACTACCTCAATAATTCCTATCACATCGACGGGCTCAAGCCGGGAGAATACCAGCTGAAGATTTCTTCGCCTGGATTCCAGGCGTGGTCAAAAAAAGTTGCGGTTCATAGCGGCACTTCCACTGAATTCTGGAATGTTCTGCTTGCTAAAGAGCAATATCCGCGCACCAGTTTTTACACTTCTCAGGCCGGAAAATTTTTTCTTTCACTTAAAAGCAAATACATCGCCTACATCCAGAATCAAGGTCAAGAATTTCTTGTCAACATTCTCTCTCTTGATTCAGCTCTTTCCGAGACTGTTTTTTCTTCCCCGGACTATGAGTTGGATGAGAAAGAAAGCATCCAGTGGTCGCCGCAAGAACATGCTATTATTATTCCAACAAATCAAAAAAATCCGGAAGAAAGAAAAAAGCATTATTTTATCGTTGACATTGACACAAAGCGCGCTATTAATCTTAAGGACCTGGCCGCGGCTGAAAATATTGAATCCGTCCATTGGAACACGACAAAAAAGAATTTTGTTTACTATCTTACTGAAAGAAATCTTTACCGTCTGGATCTTGGTAGTCCCCAAGAAAAAAAATTAGTCGCCCAAAATATCAGCGGTTTTAATCTTTCCTCAAGCGGCTTGTATTATTTTCAGCTTCCCAGCGGAATTGTCTACAGGGCGGATCCGGAAGGAGAAAGACCGCCGGTTCAAATTACCACTTCTCCCCCCGCCGACATGAGCAATACTAACTATCAAATCGTGGTTTATGACGAAAAAAGAATTGCTTTGCTTAATGAAACCAGCCGGAAAATATTCATTTGGAATCAGGGTGACCATGATAACTACTTTCGAGAACTTTCAGAAAATGCTTCAGGAGCGCAGTTTTCCGATGATGGAAAAAAGCTCCTGTTTTGGAACGATTGGGAAATATTCGTTTACTTCAGCCGCGACTGGGAGGTCCAGCCAGTTCGATTAGAGAATGAACTGATGAATATCACCCGCTTTTCCCAAAAAATAGAGAATGTCCAGTGGTCAAAGGACTATGAACATGTTGTTTTTACCACTGACAAAAAAATAAAAGTGGTCGAACTTGACCACCGCGATCGCCGCAATATTTTTGATATTACTGCACTTAAAATAGATTATTCCTGGCTCATCAGCGACTTTTCTAATAATAAATTGTATTTCACTGACAAGGCAAGCGAAGAAGATCCTTTTTTTGAAATCTATAGCATTGATTTTCCTGAAAAAACGGGAATTTTAGGATTGTAAACCCCGCTATATAGTGCGGGGTAAAAGGATAAGTGTCAGAAACTATCGTTTCTGCCATTGCGGGGCGCGTCGGGCTTTTTTCAGTCCTGGCTTTTTGCGTTCCACAATCCTCGCATCCCGAGTAAGAAAACCGTTGTCTCTCAAAACTTTTTTTAAGTTCTCATCATAAACCACCAGTGCTCGGGAAATTCCTAGCCGGATTGCTTCTGATTGTCCCCGAAATCCTCCCCCTCTTACCAGAGCAGACATTCTGAACTTCCCCTGCGTGCCGCTGATCTTAAACGGCGCCAAAACAAGATCCTGAAAAGACAAGACGGGAAAATAATCTTTCAACTTGCGTTTATTTATGACTAAATCATCTTCCTTAGATTGCACTTTGGAATAAAGTTTTACCTGGGCTACGGATGTTTTCCTTTTTCCAACCGCATAAAAGTACTTCTCCTTGGGAGCTTCCTTTTTTTCCTCCTTTATAATCTTCTTGTTTTCTTTAACTTTTTTTCTCACTGGCATATAGACAGTTTACAAAATTACAAATCTATTGTGAATATTCAAATATATTTTTAAAATTCGTATATTCGTACAGATTCGTAATTCGTAGAGATTAACCTATTTTGTGCGGATGCTTGTCATCTTTGTATATAAACAGTCTTTTCATCATTAACTTTCGAAGTTTATTTTTCGAAAGCATCCCATATATGGCGTCTTTTAATACTTTTCTCGAGTCCTTTTTTAGTTGCTCATCTAAAGTAGTTGAAGTTATTCCTCCGGGATAGCCGCTGAAGCGATGATAAATTTTCTTGTGCCGTTTACTGCCGGTAAAGCCAATTTTGTCCGAATTAATAATCACCACCGCGTCACCTTCATCCCGATGGGGGGCAAAATCCACTTTGTTTTTTCCCCGCAATATTACCGCTACCCGGGAAGCTAAGCGTCCTAGGATTTTTCCTTCCGCGTTGAATAAATGATATTTCATACAATTATTAGAGATTACACAAACTCTATCACCGCCATATTAGCGCTATCGCCTCTTCTTCTTCCCAATTTAACCACCCGCACGTAACCGCTTGATCTCTCACTAAATCTATTCAAAAAATCACTAGAGAGTTTTTTCACTGCCGGCGACGGGATCATATTTTGGAGATCTCTTATAACTTTCACTTTCTTTTTATCATCAACTTTCGCTTGTTTTGCTTTATGAATAATTCTTTCAACCAATGGCTTCAGTTCTTTGGCCTTGGCTTCGGTGGTGGCAATTTTTTCCCGCATAATCAAACTGGCCAGCAGTGATTTTAAAAGCGACCGGCGCTGTTTTCTGATCCGACTTAATTTTCTTCCTTTGACTCTGTGTTTCATGCAAATTGTCTACTAATTACGAATCTTGTACTAATGTACGAATTTTGCTTTTTATTTTCTGTTATTCGTATATTCGTATGTGATTCGCCCGCCTGCCGGCGAGGCAGGTAATTCTCAGAGTTATTGCGCACAATATTATTCTGATTGTTTTAATGTAAGCCCGAACTCTCCGATCGATTTTTTAATTTCTTTAATCCCCTTCTCGCCCATTCCTTCAAGGTTTTTTAAATCCTCTTCCGTCATTTTAATAATATTTTTCACCTTGGCGATTTTATTGGTTTCCAGTATGTTTAGTGTCCGGGTGGAAAGTCCTTTCAGTTCGGTAACTTTTATCCTAAGGGGATCATCCGGGATGACTTGCTCGCCAGGCACCTCTTCGGTTTTTTCCTTGGCGGAAGAAACAGCTTCCAGCTTCCCAGCTGCCATTTCTGCTTCTTCTGCTGTCTCCACTTCAAGCAGCAGCGAAAACTGGTCAACCAAAATCTGAACGGCTTTCTGAAAGGCCTCTCGAGGAGTAATGCTTCCATCGGTGACAATCTCCAGCGTGATCTTGTTATAATCAGTTCTTTTTCCTACCCGCATATTCTCAACCTCGTAATTGACTCTTCTAACCGGTGTGTAGACGGTGTCAATGGCAATGGCGCCAATTTCTTTTTCTTTTCGCTCCTGCTGTTCAACCGGAACATAACCAATTCCTCCAGCTACTTCTAGTTCCATATCTATTTCTGTCTTTTTGTCGGTGACAGTAGCAATCAGCTGATCAGTATTAACAACCTCAATACCAGACGGGCATTTAATTTCACCGGCGGTGATTTTTCCTTCTCCTTTATGTTTCAGCACGACCTCCATTGGTTCATCGCCGTGCATCTTGAATCGAACCTTTTTGATATTAAGAATAATTTGTACCACATCTTCCATTATTCCCGGTATCGTGGAAAACTCGTGTGACACGCCTTTAATTTTTACCGATGTTACCGCCGCTCCGGAAAGAGATGAAAGCAATACTCTCCTAAGGGCATTCCCCAGCGTTGTTCCGTAGCCCGGATGGCAGTCCATAATTTCAAATTTTCCGCTCCGTTCATCTATGGTAGTGTACTTCGGCTTTAGAGGAAGCGATATTGTTAGCATAGTTTTAGCTTTCAGCTTGATTAGTTTTTTGGCTTTTAGAATTAATATTGATAAATCCCAATAAGCCAGCAAGCTAGTCAAGCTGTTAAAGTTTATCTTGAATAATACTCAACAACTAATTGAGGATCAATGTTCATTCCCACTTCTTCGCGCTTGGGGATCGCGCTGATTTTTCCTGTCAGGGTGGAAGAATCAAACTGAATCCAGGAAGGAAAGTCCTTCTTATTTTTCAAAATTGGAAGCTGCATGATGAAATAGTTTTTATTCTTTTTTGACTCTGAGATTTCTACTTTATCGCCGACTTTAACTTTAAAAGAGGGAATGTTGACCTTTTTTCCATTTACTAAAAAAGATCCGTGGCGCACTAGTTGGCGCGCGAGCTGCCTAGAACTTGCAAAACCAAGCCGGTAAACTATGTTGTCCAAGCGCATTTCCAGCCGTTCAAGCAGTAAATCTCCCGTAATCCCGGGTTTATGCTTCACTTCATTAAAGTGCTTCCTGAACTGCCGTTCCATAATGCCATAGACCCTTTTAATCTTTTGTTTCATCGCCAACTGCCTTCCATATTCGCTTAATCCCCGCGACTTTTTTTTACCGTGTGCTCCCGGCGGATATGGCTTTCTTATCATGGCGCATTTTGGCGAATTGCAGCGATCACCTTTAAGAAAGAGCTTTTCACCGGCTCGGCGGCACATTTTGCATTTGGAATTAAGAATTCTTGCCATGATGCTAATTATGATTCGAATTATATCCGAATTTCAATCCAAATTTTTAATAAAAATCATTCGGATATTTATTCGAATTTAATTCGGATGCTTATTCGAATTACACCCGGCGCGGTTTCTTGGGCCGACAGCCGTTGTGAGGTATCGGAGTGACATCTTTAATTAAGACCAATTCAAATCCCCTGTTGGCCAAAGCTCGAATAGCGGCTTCCCTGCCGCTTCCTACTCCTTTAACATAAACCTCGAGCTCGGAAATCCCGTATTTTTTTACTTTTTCTGTTACATCTCCCGCTACTTGAGTGGCAGCATAAGGAGTGGCTTTTTTCGCCCCCTTGAAACCCAAAAGACCGGAGCTTGACCAGCCAAGCATCGCGCCATTCAAATCTGTTACTGTTATCAGAGTATTGTTATAAGTGCACTGAATATAGGCCTTTCCTTTATAAATCTGCTGCCGAATTTTCTTTTTTTTCTTTTTCGGCAGTTCTTGAACGTCGGAGGTCTCACTCTTTTCTTCCTTATCTTTTCTAACTATATCTTTCCCAGCCATAAAGTTTCACTAATCACAAATTAAACACTTATGAGCAAATTAAAATTATTTATTCATACATTCGTACAAAATTCGCCCGTCTGCCTCGATGGTCATCAAGGCATTTCGGGCAGGTATTTCGTAGAGATTTACGTTTTTTCCGCCGCCGACTTGCGTCCGCTTCCCATAGTCCGTCGGACATTGCCTCTCACTGTTCGGCTGTTTGTCTTTGTCCGCTGGCCCCTGATCGGCAGTCCTTTCTGGTGTCGGCTTCCCCGGTAACAGCCGATTTCCTTGAGGCGCTTGATGTTCATTCTTACTTCATGCTTTAACTCCCCTTCTATCTTATACTTCTTTTCTATTTCTTCCCTAAGCTGATTGGCTTGCTCCGCCGTCAAGTCCTTCGCCCGGGTATTACGCGGGATGCTAAGATGATCCAAAATTTTCCCACTGGTAGAATGCCCTATACCAAAAATATAGGTTAGCGCTATTTCTATTCTTTTTTCGTCCGGAAGGTTAACTCCCGCAATTCTTACCATGATACGAATTGTAATACGAATTATATTCGAATTATGGTCCGAATTCGTTTTTCATTCGGATTTAATTCGGATAATAATTCGTATCACCCTTGGCGCTGCTTATGCTTGGGATTAGAACAAATCACGTAAATTTTTCCTTTACGCTTGACAATTTTGCATTTGGCGCAAAATCTTTTAACTGATGCCCTTACTTTCATAAAGTTAGCTACTAAATACTAATCTTTTACGAATATACCAATAAGTTTAGATTTTTTCCAAAAAATTCGTATATTAGTATGTGATTCACCACCGCCCTGGCGGGGTCCCGCTACAGCGGGATAATTAGTAGATATTATAATCTCTTTACTATTCTTCCTTTCGTCAAATCATAGGGACTTAGCTCCAGCAGAACCCGATCGCCGGGAAGAAGGCGTATATAATTCACCCTCATTCTTCCTGAAATGTGAGCCATCACCTCATGCCCGTTTTCCAGCTGAACCTTAAAGGTCGTACTAGGGAGGGTCTCAATAATTGTTCCCTCAAGCTTGATTAATTCTTTGTCCGCCATAGATACTAATTATGATCCGAATTACATTCGAATTATTATCCGAATTCGTATTTCATTTGGATTTAATTCGTATTATCAATTCGGATCAATACAAAAATAGAGGAGCTTTTATCCTGCCAACATTGCTCGCCAGATGACGAGAGACAGGAATGTAAGCGTTTCTATCCTAATTCCTGAAGTCCTACAATTTGCCACCTCTATTTTCCGCGCCTTATTTAGTTTTTCAAATGTCGTGTTTATATTGTAACACCACGCTATTTTTTGTCAATACCGATTTTACAAATTTAATGTCCGCAACTCCACCGTGGTCTGTTTTTCGTAAGATGGAATTCGACTGGGAAAAAACTTGGGCCAAAAGTCAACTTCAATCCTCTCGATCTGAGGATAGTTTTTAAGCGTGTCTTTAATCTGCTCTTCATTCTTGCCCAAAAGATCTTTTTTCAACTGCTCAAGATTCAGTTCGGGATTTAAAATAATTTTCCCGTGGACTTTGATCTTGACAATCCGGGCGCTAAAATCGGGAGAAATGTTCCCGTACTCAACTTGAACGGCTACCGGAGCAACTGACTCATTTTCTTCGGATTTTTGCCAAAATACTCCTGTAATTATTTTCTTAGTGTCGTCCTCTGAAAACGCGATTGCTCGGGCGGTAACTTTTATGTAATAATCAAAATTATCTTTCAGGTCTCCAACCTTTGCCGCGGGAGCCGCATCTTTTATTTCCTGTTCCAGCGCTCCCGGCAGAAGAATGTATCCGGCCGGAAAATCTTTTTTCAATTCCTCTTCCAGCTGGGCTTTAATTTCTGTTTCCGCCTTGCGCTTTGCCTCGTCAATATCCTGCTGAGAAACGATGGGAGTCGCAGTCCCTCCTGATCCGCCACTAGTCATTGGCTTTGTAGAGCGAGCGTAAAATTTTTCGTACTTGGGACCCCCCTCAAATCCGGGGATTGAAAACTCTGAAAGGCCAATGTTATAGGACTCTCCCGACTCATCCGCTATGACTTCCGCTTCAATCGCTCCTGGTTGGGCCTTGCCCTCCACTGAAGTCATTCCAGGCACAGTTACTCCCTTAACTAGGCGAAAAAGTTTTCCGTCTGAAGAAAGAAGGCGGGTAGTAGCTACAAGCGGCTGGGAAGAATTGCTATATTCATTGTAAATTACCACTTTCCCCCGAGCTTTCTGCAAAGAAGAAGCGCTTTTTCCGGTTGTCTGATAAGACACTGTAAGTTCCTTCTCTTTTTCGGTTACCTTTATGGGAATTGTCTGGGACTGCATATCCGCCTCGGAGCGAGCAGCATCTCCCGTTATTTCCAGATCCATTTCCTGGATCTTATGGCGGGGGTAGATAATAACTTTTGAGCGCGGAATAAATAAATACGCGGCCACTCCTGATCCGGCAAATAAGCATATAGAAATGAATATCACCAGAAGCTTTTTGGCTTTTCTAGAAATCGGCTCGGAAAGGCGCTCATCGGGTTTGGCAGTTTTTTTGGAAACCGGTCCAGTAACAGGCGTCTCGGACTCAACAGCTTTTTTGTCAACTTGAAAAAAGCTCTCTAACTTTTTTTCCTTTTGAGGACTGAGTTTTCTCTCAAACTGAAATCCTTTGGCAAGAGGAATATTTTCCTCGATTCTCTTTCCTCCAGAAGAAACAAGCACGTCATTTATAGCCGGGCTTCTCCTCGGAGTAGGCGCCATTTCCTTGCTTATTCTCTCCTGGCCCGGTCTTTGCCTTTCGGTAGCCGGACCGCGCCGATTGCCTTCTTGGCTGATTTTCCGGTCTTATCTTCCTCTTCGTCGAAAAATTCTTGAGAGCCGATATTTTCCAGTCTTTCCCGCTTATCGACTCTTCTGACGGAAATTTCCTTCCCGCCGGTTAACTGCTTGCTGGCAGAAAGCAAAGTCAAATTCTCATCTTTCTCGCGAGCAGTCTCCAGTCCGTCTAAGTTCGAGCGAACCATTATTCCGACTTTGCGAGCCAGCGTCTCGCCGGCTTCATCTTGAGTGACAAAAACAATCTGCTTTTTTAACTTTTCTGCTTCCTTCTTAAGTATTTTTAAATTTACAACACTTTGCAAGACCATCGCTCGTTTGGGAACAACAAAAAAGTTTTCGCTCACCTTGGATTTTCTAAGGCGATCAACTAGGGAAGTAATTTCTTCATCGCCGCCGATGTATAATAACTGGTGCATAAATTTCCTTAATGTTGGCAATTATTGAATTTAGGGAGAAAATTAGCCAAACCCGAATTTGGCTTGCGTTAGTTCTGAATGGATTGCACAGCCCTTCTTAAAATTCCGGCCATTACTTTTTCCTCCCCCGCGATATCCAGAGTCAAATTGGCCAGCCCCATCGGAGTCACATCTTGCGGACTGCGAAGCTCTCCCGTGCTGTCAATAATCCGGACCACGTCCCGGGGCTGTAAAAAATTTACCGCCGGTGCTTTAGCGAAAGGAAGGTTTTTCGTCCACTCCTTTGAGGAAAGTATCTTCCGAATACCCGGCAGAGCTGATCCTCCTCCGCAGAGCAAAATTTTTGAAGGCAAAACATCGGAACCGGCGAATTCCTCCAGTGAAAGCTCGACGCCGCTCAGCCAAACCAGATAATCATTCCTCAAAATCTGCTCGATTTTCAAACCGACATCAGCGCCTAATTTCCCTTCGGAGTATTTTATTTTGAGTACCTCGGCTTCGTCAAAACTGACCCCCAGTTCCTGGGCAAGCCGTTTGGTAAAAGCTATCCCGCCGAGAGCAAACATTTTTGTCCCTTCCAGGCCTCCATTGCGAACAACAGCAATGTCCGTCGTTCCGCCGCCCATATCAATGAAAATAGCGCTAAAATCCAGAATGTCTTCATAATCCACTGATCGGGCAACAGCGTATGGCTCCGCCACTATGCTTAAAAGGTTGATTTCTAATTCATCGGCAATTGTCTGAAGGGCGCCCAGATGAATCATTGGCGCGTAAGCATTAAAAACGCTTATGGAAACGTCTTTCCCTTGAAAGCCGGAAGGATTAGTTATTTGATAGCCATCAATTCGCGTGTCAACAATGGCAGCGTTAATAAGACGCACCTCGATGTCATTCTGTCCTGTTTCCCAAGCCAGCTGTTTCTGAATCCGTTCAAATGCCTTAACTTGGACTTTTTGGATAATGTTTTTCAGTTCTGGAAGATCGATCTTCGCTTCCGGATTGGCCCGCTCGTAATGAACAGTGGTGGTAGTGCCCTTTACCAATTCTCCGGCAATGCCGACAATGGCTTTTTTTATCTTTTTTACTCCCGCCTGCTTGAGAGCCGCGCTGATCGCCTCCTGGCAAGTGGCGATTACTCCACTTATGTCCGAGACCGCTCCGCTTTGCATGTTTCCGTGTTTCTGGAACGCCTTTCCCACTCCGATAACTATTCCTTTCACTTCCTCTGAATACAATTCAAAAACCAGCGCTTTAACCACCCCGGTGCCGATGTCCAGCGCTAAAACTAAGTCGGAATATCCTTTGCCCTTAAAAATTTTCGAAAGAAAACTCATTGTTTTTTAAATTTCTAAAGCCCTATGGCTCTTGCCTTTATCTCCTTGATTTTTTCGCTCATTTCCGCCTCGTTCAAAAGTCCCCCATGCGCTCCATAAAACTTAACTGAACTTCCTCCATTGGCAATTCCCCACCGCAGCGATTCATTAAGATCTTTTCCTTTTATTGTCGCCGCCAAAAAACCGCTGGAGAAAGCATCGCCGGCTCCTGTGGTTTCCAGTGGTTCAGTCACGATTGCTTCCGCCTGGAATATTTTATCTCCGCCGTATGACCAGGCCCCCCTGGCTCCGTCGGTTAAGGCCACTATCCGCGGACCCAGCTCCTTCAGAGTTCTGATTAGCGTCACTTCATCATTTAATTGATCAGTGGAAAATCCTTTGCCTAAAGAGGAAACGATTTCAATTGATTCATCCTTATTTAAAAGCAGCAGATCGCAGGAGTGGACGGCTTCAATTACTTTTCCCACATTATCATGAATGGTTTTTTGTCGGGGATTAAAAGCCAGATGAACTTTATTTTTAGCAGCAAACTCAATAATCTTTGCGAGATTTTCTTTCCATTTTCCACTAAGATCGCCGATAAAAATCCATTCGGGATTTTCTATTTTTTCCGGAATAAATTCCAGTTTCGCGTTGGCTTTCTGGTTAGAAAATATGACGCGCTCCCCGCTCTCTTTATCCACCACAATCGCCGAAAGATCGCTTTGGCAATCATTTTCCCGTCTTAGATAACTGGTGTCTACTCCCACTTTTTTAAACTCATTTTTTATCCATTCTCCCGCCAGATCATCGCCGATCGTAGTGTAGCAAGAGGCGCCCAGTCCTAGGCGCGCTAATCCGCCGGCGACATTAGCCGCGCATCCTCCCAGCGCCTCAAAGCGATCATCAATGTGATATTTAGCGCCCAGCTCAAAAGCTATTTTCCTTTGAGACGTTAAGTCCTCCGGGGTATCAAGAATAATCCC comes from the Candidatus Moraniibacteriota bacterium genome and includes:
- the rpsI gene encoding 30S ribosomal protein S9; this translates as MPVRKKVKENKKIIKEEKKEAPKEKYFYAVGKRKTSVAQVKLYSKVQSKEDDLVINKRKLKDYFPVLSFQDLVLAPFKISGTQGKFRMSALVRGGGFRGQSEAIRLGISRALVVYDENLKKVLRDNGFLTRDARIVERKKPGLKKARRAPQWQKR
- a CDS encoding PEGA domain-containing protein, producing MFSYTLQRVFFWTLVLLFFVTTGVLIFYALGYRFSFERGIFIHAGSISVKPNPQQVNITINSSPVSRKKLNYLNNSYHIDGLKPGEYQLKISSPGFQAWSKKVAVHSGTSTEFWNVLLAKEQYPRTSFYTSQAGKFFLSLKSKYIAYIQNQGQEFLVNILSLDSALSETVFSSPDYELDEKESIQWSPQEHAIIIPTNQKNPEERKKHYFIVDIDTKRAINLKDLAAAENIESVHWNTTKKNFVYYLTERNLYRLDLGSPQEKKLVAQNISGFNLSSSGLYYFQLPSGIVYRADPEGERPPVQITTSPPADMSNTNYQIVVYDEKRIALLNETSRKIFIWNQGDHDNYFRELSENASGAQFSDDGKKLLFWNDWEIFVYFSRDWEVQPVRLENELMNITRFSQKIENVQWSKDYEHVVFTTDKKIKVVELDHRDRRNIFDITALKIDYSWLISDFSNNKLYFTDKASEEDPFFEIYSIDFPEKTGILGL
- the rplQ gene encoding 50S ribosomal protein L17 produces the protein MKHRVKGRKLSRIRKQRRSLLKSLLASLIMREKIATTEAKAKELKPLVERIIHKAKQAKVDDKKKVKVIRDLQNMIPSPAVKKLSSDFLNRFSERSSGYVRVVKLGRRRGDSANMAVIEFV
- a CDS encoding YCF48-related protein, which encodes MKKFIALSFLVISLFFLSGCSLTGNSSPSSASILKSTDGGKIWEPKVKISEEKNISSVEILSIAIDPANSQIVYIGTRENGIYLSQNGGENWEKINFPPGKVYGLAIDRSNTQVLYALGVWQKRGKIYKSEDAGGNWKEIYTEPADGTVIISLSINPANFQVLYASTSEGAIFKTENGGETWLNLFKVQGAVTQSVFDSADGNIVYFSVLEQGILRTKNGGESFENLEKNLQSSAEIGSNRVFSLASDPQRSGTLYAGLDEGIAKSTDFGETWTPLNVLESSKNFPVRAMTINPQNSQELIYSAAQAVYKSIDGGVQWFTIQLETAKISSVIQYDPLNPGIIYLGLKKDN
- a CDS encoding DNA-directed RNA polymerase subunit alpha codes for the protein MLTISLPLKPKYTTIDERSGKFEIMDCHPGYGTTLGNALRRVLLSSLSGAAVTSVKIKGVSHEFSTIPGIMEDVVQIILNIKKVRFKMHGDEPMEVVLKHKGEGKITAGEIKCPSGIEVVNTDQLIATVTDKKTEIDMELEVAGGIGYVPVEQQERKEKEIGAIAIDTVYTPVRRVNYEVENMRVGKRTDYNKITLEIVTDGSITPREAFQKAVQILVDQFSLLLEVETAEEAEMAAGKLEAVSSAKEKTEEVPGEQVIPDDPLRIKVTELKGLSTRTLNILETNKIAKVKNIIKMTEEDLKNLEGMGEKGIKEIKKSIGEFGLTLKQSE
- the rplM gene encoding 50S ribosomal protein L13 produces the protein MKYHLFNAEGKILGRLASRVAVILRGKNKVDFAPHRDEGDAVVIINSDKIGFTGSKRHKKIYHRFSGYPGGITSTTLDEQLKKDSRKVLKDAIYGMLSKNKLRKLMMKRLFIYKDDKHPHKIG
- the frr gene encoding ribosome recycling factor, translating into MYESLIENKKEELDKAIERFKEEMGKLRTGRANPALVENVLVDYYGTKTPLNQLATISVPEPRLIVISPWDKNALTGIESAIKGSDLGLNPANDGQVVRVSIPALTEERRKELVKVLNQKAEEARIAVRTGREDVWKIIQDMEKKGKISEDDKFRSKDKLQKVVDEYNKQIEELRDKKEREIMTV